In Vibrio marisflavi CECT 7928, the following are encoded in one genomic region:
- a CDS encoding hydrogen peroxide-inducible genes activator, translating to MIKWPSLKQLHYLITLHETRHFNDAAERCFVSQSTLSKGIQNLEEIVGCPLYEKKDKKSPLVFTQAGELVVQQGKELLAKAQDLVELGYICKGDSMQGQLRVGCIPTIAPFLLGDLVQDVNTRFPQLNLLLREDTTTNLLAALRHGELDVLILALPVDIGEMDSRVVGHDPFRMVISDDQVESIPTPIKYADLPDESVFLLEKEHCLTEHAVSACQLTAKEKINPFSATSLHTLVQMVANGLGTTFIPQMAIDHGLLENQNLAVIDPPGKQAYRDIGLVWRPSSSRVDTFNRLADVVSGLL from the coding sequence ATGATTAAATGGCCTAGCTTAAAGCAACTACATTACTTAATCACTTTGCACGAAACTCGCCACTTTAATGATGCTGCTGAGCGCTGCTTCGTCAGTCAATCGACTCTAAGTAAAGGCATTCAAAATCTCGAAGAGATTGTGGGTTGCCCTTTGTATGAAAAGAAAGACAAAAAAAGCCCATTAGTTTTTACCCAAGCTGGTGAGCTTGTGGTTCAGCAAGGCAAAGAGTTACTCGCTAAAGCTCAAGATCTTGTAGAGTTAGGCTACATTTGCAAAGGCGATAGCATGCAAGGTCAGCTTCGAGTTGGCTGCATCCCTACTATTGCGCCTTTTTTGCTAGGCGACTTAGTCCAAGATGTGAATACACGCTTTCCCCAGTTGAACCTTTTGCTAAGAGAAGATACGACAACTAATTTACTAGCAGCACTACGACATGGTGAACTTGACGTGCTTATTCTTGCTTTACCTGTTGATATCGGTGAAATGGATAGTCGTGTAGTGGGCCATGATCCGTTTCGGATGGTGATCAGTGATGATCAGGTTGAAAGCATCCCAACACCAATAAAATATGCAGATTTGCCTGATGAATCGGTGTTTTTACTAGAAAAAGAGCACTGTTTAACTGAGCATGCTGTCTCGGCTTGCCAGCTAACCGCAAAAGAGAAAATCAACCCTTTCAGCGCGACAAGCCTTCACACTTTAGTACAAATGGTTGCAAATGGCCTCGGAACCACTTTTATTCCACAAATGGCTATTGATCATGGACTGCTGGAAAATCAAAACCTTGCAGTGATTGACCCTCCTGGAAAACAAGCTTATAGAGATATTGGACTTGTTTGGCGTCCCAGTTCTTCTCGCGTTGATACATTCAATCGACTTGCAGATGTGGTATCTGGCTTACTTTAG
- a CDS encoding peroxiredoxin: MVLVGRQAPDFTAAAVLGNGEIVDNFNFAEFTKGKKAVVFFYPLDFTFVCPSELIAFDNRYEDFKAKGVEVIGVSIDSQFSHNAWRNTAIEDGGIGQVKYPLIADVKHEICQAYDVEHPEAGVAFRGSFLIDEEGLVRHQVVNDLPLGRNIDEMLRMVDALNFHTKHGEVCPAQWEEGKAGMDASPKGVAAFLSEHAEDLSK; this comes from the coding sequence ATGGTACTAGTAGGTCGTCAAGCCCCTGACTTTACTGCAGCGGCAGTTCTAGGTAATGGTGAAATCGTTGATAACTTCAACTTCGCAGAGTTCACTAAAGGTAAGAAAGCTGTAGTATTTTTCTACCCACTAGACTTCACTTTCGTTTGCCCATCTGAGCTAATCGCTTTTGACAACCGTTACGAAGACTTCAAAGCAAAAGGCGTTGAAGTAATCGGCGTTTCTATCGATTCTCAGTTCTCTCACAACGCATGGCGTAACACTGCTATCGAAGATGGCGGTATCGGTCAAGTTAAGTACCCACTAATTGCTGATGTTAAGCACGAAATCTGCCAAGCATACGATGTTGAGCACCCAGAAGCAGGCGTTGCTTTCCGTGGTTCTTTCCTAATCGACGAAGAAGGTCTTGTTCGCCACCAAGTAGTGAACGATCTACCACTTGGCCGTAACATCGACGAAATGCTGCGCATGGTTGACGCTCTAAACTTCCACACTAAGCACGGTGAAGTTTGCCCTGCACAGTGGGAAGAAGGTAAAGCAGGTATGGACGCATCTCCAAAAGGTGTTGCAGCATTCCTATCTGAGCACGCTGAAGACCTAAGCAAGTAA
- the dapD gene encoding 2,3,4,5-tetrahydropyridine-2,6-dicarboxylate N-succinyltransferase, which produces MAFFSLAFGTATKNRDGKIIEAFFPNPVLHPSDALVEQLTQVSGYEGGNQVIEISPAQCGDIASAFEANGDNTNASFANKAASSVQPLVLVLLAADEKPQNVAEGFLKLQLISNRLVKPHGTVLDGIFGLLHNIAWTNEGPIDLPELADRQIEARLAGRALSVDCVDKFPKMVDYVVPNGVRIADTSRVRLGAHVGEGTTVMHEGFINFNAGTTGVSMVEGRISAGVVVGDGSDIGGGASIMGTLSGGGTVVVSIGENSLLGANAGLGFPLGDRCTVESGLYVTAGSKVRMLDSDGNEVEVVKARDLAGVSDLLFRRNSVTGQIECLANKTAVELNSELHSNN; this is translated from the coding sequence ATGGCCTTTTTCTCTCTTGCCTTTGGTACAGCAACTAAGAATCGTGATGGAAAAATCATCGAAGCATTTTTCCCAAATCCAGTACTGCACCCAAGTGACGCTTTAGTTGAACAGCTAACACAAGTTAGTGGCTATGAAGGCGGCAACCAAGTTATCGAAATCTCCCCTGCTCAATGTGGTGATATCGCGTCTGCATTTGAAGCAAATGGTGATAACACGAATGCTTCGTTTGCAAACAAAGCGGCAAGCTCTGTGCAACCTTTAGTATTGGTTCTTTTAGCTGCTGACGAAAAGCCACAAAACGTAGCTGAAGGCTTCCTAAAACTGCAACTGATTTCTAATCGCCTAGTAAAACCTCACGGCACTGTACTAGATGGTATCTTTGGCCTGCTACACAATATCGCTTGGACAAACGAAGGCCCAATCGACTTACCAGAACTGGCTGATCGCCAAATTGAAGCTCGCTTGGCAGGCCGTGCTCTTTCTGTCGATTGTGTCGACAAGTTCCCTAAAATGGTCGATTACGTTGTGCCAAATGGTGTTCGTATTGCTGACACTTCTCGCGTTCGCCTTGGTGCTCACGTGGGTGAAGGCACGACGGTGATGCACGAAGGTTTCATTAACTTCAATGCTGGCACAACTGGTGTAAGTATGGTTGAAGGCCGTATTTCTGCAGGCGTTGTAGTGGGTGATGGCTCTGACATTGGTGGCGGCGCTTCAATCATGGGCACGCTTTCTGGTGGTGGCACAGTAGTTGTCTCTATTGGTGAGAACTCTCTACTAGGTGCGAATGCTGGTCTTGGTTTCCCTCTTGGTGACCGCTGTACGGTTGAATCGGGCCTATATGTTACTGCTGGCTCGAAAGTTCGTATGCTTGATTCAGATGGTAATGAAGTTGAAGTTGTTAAGGCTCGTGATTTAGCCGGCGTATCTGATCTACTGTTCCGTCGCAACTCGGTGACAGGCCAAATTGAATGCCTAGCAAACAAAACAGCGGTTGAGCTAAACAGCGAATTACATAGCAATAACTAA
- a CDS encoding adenosine deaminase, with the protein MKNFITHLPKVELHLHIEGSLEPELMFELAKRNKVDIPFDTPEEVRKAYEFDDLQSFLDIYYKGANVLIHEQDFFDLTWAYMLRCQEDNVVHSEIFFDPQTHTERGIAFDTVINGISKALDKANKELNISSQLIICFLRHLDEAAAFETLQQALPYKDKIIAVGLDSSEQGHPPEKFARVFAKAIEEGFLTVAHAGEEGPAQNIWDALDMLKTSRIDHGVRCVEDPHLVETLAEQQIPLTVCPLSNIKLKVFKDMQQHNIVSLLRSGVCVTVNSDDPAYFGGYMNDNFYALADTHELTKQEIAQFSINAINASFIAPVAKEDLISAVRSYTASH; encoded by the coding sequence ATGAAAAACTTCATTACACACCTTCCCAAAGTAGAACTTCACCTTCATATCGAAGGCTCACTTGAACCCGAGCTAATGTTTGAATTAGCCAAAAGAAACAAAGTTGATATTCCGTTCGACACTCCCGAAGAAGTCAGGAAAGCGTATGAATTTGACGATTTGCAGTCCTTTTTAGATATCTACTACAAAGGCGCAAATGTCTTAATCCACGAGCAAGACTTTTTTGATTTAACATGGGCCTACATGCTTCGCTGCCAAGAAGACAATGTGGTTCATAGTGAAATATTTTTTGACCCACAAACTCATACTGAGCGTGGTATTGCATTTGATACTGTCATCAATGGCATCTCAAAAGCACTCGATAAAGCAAACAAAGAGCTCAATATAAGTAGTCAGCTCATCATATGCTTTTTGCGCCATTTAGATGAGGCTGCTGCTTTTGAAACCTTGCAGCAAGCGCTTCCATACAAAGACAAAATCATCGCCGTTGGGCTTGATTCATCAGAGCAAGGCCACCCACCTGAAAAATTCGCCCGAGTCTTCGCAAAGGCAATAGAAGAAGGGTTCTTAACCGTTGCCCATGCTGGCGAAGAGGGACCGGCTCAAAATATCTGGGACGCTCTAGATATGCTGAAGACTTCTCGCATAGATCATGGTGTTCGATGCGTTGAAGACCCGCATTTAGTTGAGACACTGGCAGAGCAGCAAATACCACTTACAGTGTGCCCGCTTTCCAATATTAAGCTCAAGGTATTTAAAGATATGCAGCAGCACAATATTGTTTCACTGCTGCGCTCGGGGGTATGTGTCACGGTAAACTCAGACGACCCAGCCTACTTCGGCGGTTACATGAATGACAACTTCTATGCACTTGCAGATACGCATGAGCTCACCAAGCAAGAAATTGCTCAGTTTAGTATCAATGCCATTAACGCAAGCTTTATCGCTCCAGTCGCGAAAGAAGATCTGATTTCTGCAGTGCGATCTTACACAGCCAGTCACTAA
- a CDS encoding NnrS family protein, whose amino-acid sequence MLNITDKKQEEAIPSYLRLAFRPFFLMGSLYAIIAIALWVYMFQNGQFSSLQVPALWWHVHEMLFGFAMAIVIGFLLTAVQNWTGVPGTKHWRLLVLVTFWFLPRLLFWTQAPIALIASIESLLYVFVAFELGKRVVQTKKWRNLFFVPLLLVALLANLASYGALEGVLPFSSSAVWQAMLWWFALLISVMGGRVIPFFTEKRFQVEKSQPIFVLELIANGSLAALFVVSFFPELMNQIGSILMLAAGIAQIVRIARWKPFISLKEPLVWSLHLSYFCLPASLIIRALWQNAFAQHNALHLFAIGAIGGVILAMIARVTMGHTGREIYKGPRMGIAFASVVIAAVIRGLLVPVFPTHMMLLIDISAGLWILAFGLFVFNFAHMLLRPRVDGHPG is encoded by the coding sequence GTGCTTAATATTACCGACAAAAAACAGGAAGAGGCGATTCCTTCTTATCTCAGATTAGCCTTTCGGCCATTTTTTCTCATGGGCAGTTTATACGCCATTATTGCGATTGCGTTGTGGGTTTACATGTTCCAAAACGGGCAGTTCTCATCGCTACAAGTTCCTGCACTTTGGTGGCATGTGCATGAAATGCTTTTTGGCTTCGCGATGGCTATTGTTATCGGCTTCTTGCTTACTGCAGTTCAAAATTGGACAGGAGTTCCCGGCACAAAACATTGGAGGTTGCTTGTGCTGGTCACATTTTGGTTTTTGCCTCGACTATTGTTTTGGACTCAGGCACCAATTGCATTGATTGCCAGCATCGAATCTCTTCTCTACGTATTTGTTGCGTTTGAATTAGGAAAGCGTGTGGTTCAAACAAAGAAATGGCGCAATTTGTTTTTTGTTCCCTTGCTGTTGGTCGCATTGTTAGCGAATTTGGCGAGCTATGGCGCATTGGAAGGAGTATTACCTTTTTCCTCCAGTGCTGTTTGGCAAGCAATGCTGTGGTGGTTTGCATTGCTTATTTCGGTTATGGGTGGGCGTGTGATTCCATTTTTTACCGAGAAGAGATTTCAAGTTGAGAAGTCGCAACCCATTTTTGTGTTGGAGCTGATCGCAAATGGTTCGTTAGCCGCTCTATTTGTCGTGAGCTTTTTCCCTGAACTAATGAATCAAATTGGCTCTATTTTGATGCTAGCTGCTGGTATTGCGCAGATAGTGAGAATTGCGCGTTGGAAGCCCTTTATCTCACTAAAAGAGCCGTTGGTTTGGTCTCTACATTTGAGTTACTTCTGCTTACCTGCCAGCTTAATCATCCGCGCGCTTTGGCAAAATGCTTTTGCTCAGCACAATGCGCTTCACTTATTTGCTATTGGGGCAATAGGTGGCGTTATTTTGGCGATGATAGCGAGAGTAACCATGGGACATACTGGAAGAGAAATCTATAAAGGTCCTAGGATGGGAATTGCTTTTGCATCGGTTGTGATTGCTGCTGTTATTCGAGGCTTATTGGTGCCTGTGTTTCCTACGCATATGATGTTGTTGATTGATATTAGTGCAGGGCTTTGGATACTCGCATTTGGTTTATTTGTGTTTAATTTTGCTCACATGCTTCTCCGCCCAAGAGTGGATGGACATCCGGGGTAA
- a CDS encoding gamma-glutamylcyclotransferase family protein yields the protein MYIFGYGSLMNSESRRLTGKTGPAIPAFVNGLVRHWGKLEHSTTLSPLIVVPGNGKVNGVLIEVEEAELSYFDQRESGYDRIEILPNQIDTEHTFNQQAPIWVYVKENHQPPCEVIPIMQSYVDTVIAGCLDISEHFAEQFIQHTMGWHYPLENDRLVPKYDNLAGVQAHHKLIIDVMLANVS from the coding sequence ATGTATATATTTGGTTACGGCAGCCTTATGAACTCTGAATCTAGGCGTTTAACTGGAAAAACTGGTCCTGCGATACCAGCCTTTGTTAATGGGCTTGTTCGCCACTGGGGAAAACTAGAACACAGTACGACTTTGTCACCTCTAATAGTCGTCCCTGGAAACGGTAAAGTAAATGGTGTACTGATTGAGGTTGAGGAAGCAGAATTGTCTTACTTTGACCAACGAGAAAGTGGCTACGACCGTATCGAAATTTTGCCCAATCAAATTGACACTGAGCACACGTTTAACCAGCAAGCCCCTATTTGGGTGTATGTAAAAGAAAATCACCAACCGCCATGTGAAGTGATCCCAATTATGCAAAGCTATGTGGATACCGTGATTGCAGGATGCTTAGACATATCTGAACATTTTGCTGAACAGTTCATTCAGCATACGATGGGATGGCACTACCCGCTTGAAAATGACCGTCTTGTTCCCAAGTACGATAACTTAGCTGGCGTCCAAGCCCATCATAAATTAATCATCGACGTGATGTTGGCAAACGTCAGTTAG
- the galM gene encoding galactose-1-epimerase, producing the protein MNPSLEYSMIQSVAHDGEPANVVTLCNEQGLSITLMDIGATWLSCQLSIDETETRELLLGVSSIEDFYKQECYLGVTVGRYANRIAKGQFVIDGKQYQVSTNQAGNCLHGGEVGFDKRRWKIAEQTNDKVIFALRSEHGDQGFPGNLDVSVTYQLLADNSVLIDYHANTDSATPVNLTNHAYFNLGNGEDDCKQHRLLINAEQYLPTSEMGIPLDKPIDVVDTGFDFRLMKSISKDFLSDEQQVLARGYDHSFVLKPDCLAGEKAAEAISPDNKVKLSVFTDKPAMQLYTGNWLAGNPNRKGERYQNHAGFALETQFLPDSMNHLEWNQPSCILQPGEQYHFSTRYQFELIG; encoded by the coding sequence ATGAATCCATCCCTAGAATATTCAATGATTCAATCTGTGGCTCACGATGGTGAGCCAGCTAATGTAGTCACTCTGTGCAATGAGCAAGGCTTATCCATTACCTTAATGGATATTGGTGCGACTTGGCTCAGTTGCCAGCTGTCCATCGATGAAACAGAAACGCGAGAGCTTTTACTAGGCGTTTCAAGCATCGAAGATTTCTATAAACAAGAGTGTTATCTAGGAGTGACTGTTGGTCGCTATGCCAACCGAATCGCTAAAGGTCAGTTTGTTATTGACGGAAAACAGTATCAAGTCAGTACCAACCAAGCTGGAAACTGCTTACATGGCGGAGAGGTTGGCTTTGACAAACGCCGCTGGAAGATAGCAGAGCAAACGAACGATAAAGTGATCTTTGCCCTTCGTTCAGAGCACGGTGACCAAGGCTTTCCCGGTAATCTAGATGTTTCTGTGACTTACCAATTGCTGGCTGACAACTCAGTATTGATCGATTACCACGCCAACACTGATTCAGCGACACCTGTAAACCTGACCAATCATGCCTATTTTAATCTTGGCAATGGCGAGGATGATTGCAAGCAGCACCGTCTGCTTATCAATGCTGAGCAATACCTTCCAACTAGTGAAATGGGAATACCTCTAGATAAGCCAATAGATGTTGTGGATACCGGATTTGATTTTCGTTTGATGAAGAGTATCTCTAAAGACTTCTTGTCTGACGAGCAGCAAGTGCTAGCAAGAGGATACGATCATAGCTTTGTGTTGAAGCCAGATTGTTTAGCAGGAGAGAAGGCTGCTGAAGCTATTTCACCTGACAACAAAGTCAAGCTGAGTGTATTTACTGACAAGCCCGCTATGCAGCTGTATACAGGCAATTGGTTAGCAGGTAACCCAAACCGAAAAGGCGAGCGCTATCAAAACCATGCAGGGTTTGCTTTGGAAACTCAGTTTTTGCCTGATTCGATGAATCATCTTGAGTGGAATCAACCGAGCTGCATTTTACAGCCCGGCGAACAGTATCACTTTTCGACTCGCTATCAATTTGAGCTGATTGGCTAA
- the galK gene encoding galactokinase has product MSTLIQNVKTSFQKAFEYPASHLIQAPGRVNLIGEHTDYNDGFVLPCAIDYQTVVAASKREDSIVRVVSVDYQDAVDEFDLKEEIAFSQDKMWANYIRGVVKCLVEKGYDIQGVDLSVSGNVPQGAGLSSSAALEVVIGQTFKVLFGLEISQAEIALIGQKAENEFVGCNCGIMDQMISAEGNQNHALLLDCRSLETQAVAMPSDLSVVIINSNKKRGLVDSEYNTRREQCEEAAKTLGVKALRDANMDMLTAKLSELDETVAMRARHVITENDRTVEAAIALAEGNIARMAELMAQSHASMRDDFEITVDEIDSLVDIVKGVVGEQGGVRMTGGGFGGCIVALVPPQLVDAVKQAVEEKYQMLTGLEASIYVCQASKGAGLIESDAL; this is encoded by the coding sequence ATGTCTACATTAATCCAAAACGTGAAAACCAGTTTTCAAAAAGCTTTTGAATACCCAGCATCTCATCTCATCCAAGCTCCAGGTCGAGTTAACTTGATCGGTGAGCATACCGATTACAACGACGGTTTTGTCTTACCTTGTGCAATTGACTACCAAACGGTTGTGGCGGCTAGCAAACGTGAAGACAGCATTGTTCGAGTTGTCTCTGTAGATTACCAAGATGCAGTTGATGAGTTTGATCTCAAAGAAGAGATCGCGTTTTCACAAGATAAAATGTGGGCGAATTACATTCGTGGTGTGGTGAAGTGTCTAGTTGAAAAAGGCTATGATATTCAGGGTGTTGATTTATCGGTGAGTGGCAATGTTCCTCAAGGCGCAGGGTTAAGCTCATCAGCGGCATTGGAAGTGGTCATTGGTCAGACATTCAAAGTTTTGTTCGGTTTGGAAATTAGCCAAGCAGAAATTGCCTTAATTGGTCAAAAAGCAGAAAACGAATTTGTAGGTTGCAATTGCGGCATCATGGACCAAATGATTTCAGCCGAAGGCAATCAAAACCATGCGCTACTGCTGGACTGCCGCTCGTTAGAGACTCAAGCGGTGGCGATGCCGAGTGACCTGTCTGTTGTGATCATCAACTCTAACAAAAAGCGTGGTTTGGTTGATAGTGAATACAATACTCGCCGAGAGCAATGTGAAGAAGCGGCAAAAACTCTTGGTGTGAAAGCACTACGTGACGCAAATATGGACATGCTAACTGCTAAGCTTTCGGAGCTTGATGAAACGGTCGCAATGCGTGCTCGTCATGTGATTACTGAAAATGATCGTACGGTTGAAGCGGCAATTGCTCTGGCTGAGGGGAATATTGCCCGCATGGCTGAACTGATGGCTCAATCTCATGCGTCTATGCGTGATGATTTTGAAATTACGGTTGATGAAATTGATTCCTTGGTTGATATCGTCAAAGGCGTTGTTGGTGAGCAAGGTGGCGTGCGCATGACTGGCGGTGGCTTCGGTGGATGTATTGTTGCGTTAGTCCCACCACAACTTGTCGATGCGGTAAAACAAGCCGTGGAAGAAAAATATCAGATGCTGACAGGGCTTGAAGCTTCAATCTATGTTTGCCAAGCATCTAAAGGTGCAGGTCTAATTGAGTCAGACGCGCTATGA
- a CDS encoding UDP-glucose--hexose-1-phosphate uridylyltransferase translates to MKFNPVDHPHRRYNPLTGQWVLVSPHRAKRPWSGQDEKPSIDELPSYDDKCFLCPTNDRISGDSNPDYQGTYVFSNDFAALMTDSPDAPESENPLFKAQGVRGLSRVICFSPDHSKTLPELPVNQIRNVIDTWNEQIEELGKDYVWVQVFENKGETMGCSQPHPHGQIWANSFLPNEIERKEKHLKEYFEQHNSNMLVDYVKAEIEDGSRIVVETEHWVAVVPYWAAWPFETMLLPKVHVRRMNELSDEQRDDLALAMKKLTSRYDNLFQCSFPYSMGWHYAPFFELGTNVDHWQLHALFYPPLLRSATVRKFMVGYEMLAETQRDLTAEQAAQRLRDLSDVHFKEQ, encoded by the coding sequence ATGAAGTTTAATCCTGTAGATCACCCTCATCGTCGTTATAACCCGTTAACAGGCCAATGGGTTTTGGTTTCACCGCATCGTGCAAAACGCCCTTGGAGTGGTCAAGATGAAAAGCCATCGATAGATGAGTTGCCATCTTATGACGACAAGTGTTTTCTGTGTCCAACAAACGATCGCATTTCTGGTGACTCAAACCCGGATTATCAAGGCACCTATGTTTTTAGCAATGATTTTGCAGCGTTGATGACAGACTCTCCTGATGCACCTGAATCAGAAAATCCTTTATTCAAAGCGCAGGGTGTGCGTGGTTTAAGCCGAGTGATTTGTTTCTCTCCAGATCACAGCAAAACCTTGCCTGAGCTTCCTGTTAACCAAATCCGCAACGTTATAGACACTTGGAATGAGCAAATTGAAGAGTTAGGGAAAGACTACGTTTGGGTTCAGGTATTCGAGAACAAGGGCGAGACAATGGGATGCTCTCAACCTCACCCTCATGGCCAGATTTGGGCAAACAGCTTTTTACCAAACGAAATTGAGCGCAAAGAAAAGCATTTAAAAGAGTATTTTGAACAGCATAACTCAAACATGCTTGTCGACTACGTCAAAGCCGAAATTGAAGACGGTAGCCGAATTGTGGTTGAGACTGAGCATTGGGTTGCTGTTGTCCCTTATTGGGCTGCTTGGCCATTTGAAACCATGTTGCTACCTAAAGTACACGTTCGACGCATGAATGAGCTTAGCGATGAGCAGCGAGACGATCTTGCGCTTGCAATGAAAAAGCTGACTAGTCGTTATGACAACCTGTTCCAATGTTCATTCCCATATTCAATGGGCTGGCACTATGCGCCATTTTTTGAACTGGGCACGAATGTAGACCATTGGCAGTTGCATGCATTGTTCTATCCACCGCTGCTTCGTTCAGCGACAGTGAGAAAATTCATGGTTGGCTATGAAATGTTGGCTGAAACTCAGCGTGATCTTACGGCAGAGCAAGCTGCTCAGCGCTTGAGAGATTTAAGCGACGTGCACTTCAAAGAGCAGTAA
- the galE gene encoding UDP-glucose 4-epimerase GalE, with protein MKVLVTGGTGYIGSHTCVQMIEAGMEPIIIDNLCNSNKEVLNRINELTGKSPVFYQGDIRDESFLDSVFSQHDIQSVIHFAGLKAVGESVSMPLEYYDNNVNGSLVLARSMKKAGVKSIVFSSSATVYGDPAVVPITEDSPTGATTNPYGRSKYMVEQCLSDFYQAESDWSITLLRYFNPVGAHPSGLMGEDPQGIPNNLMPFIAQVAVGRREFLSVFGNDYSTPDGTGVRDYIHVLDLADGHIAALNSVGEKAGLHIYNLGTGKGSSVLEMVNALSQACGREVPYQICERRPGDIAECWSSPAKAQQELGWKATRTLVDMTKDTWNWQSNNPTGYEQK; from the coding sequence GTGAAAGTACTAGTAACTGGCGGTACAGGATATATAGGAAGTCATACGTGTGTTCAGATGATTGAAGCAGGTATGGAGCCGATTATTATCGACAACTTGTGCAACTCAAACAAAGAAGTATTAAACCGTATCAACGAGTTAACAGGGAAGTCACCTGTTTTTTATCAAGGCGACATTCGTGATGAGTCTTTCCTAGATTCGGTATTTTCTCAACATGACATTCAATCTGTGATTCATTTTGCAGGCCTTAAAGCGGTTGGCGAGTCCGTCTCTATGCCGCTGGAATACTACGACAATAACGTCAATGGTTCGTTGGTGCTGGCTCGCTCGATGAAAAAAGCGGGTGTGAAAAGTATCGTATTTAGCTCTTCAGCTACCGTATACGGTGATCCAGCTGTTGTACCAATCACAGAGGATTCTCCAACTGGTGCGACCACAAACCCTTATGGTCGCAGCAAATATATGGTTGAACAGTGCCTATCTGATTTCTATCAAGCTGAAAGTGATTGGAGTATTACATTACTTCGCTATTTCAACCCTGTTGGTGCTCATCCATCTGGCTTAATGGGCGAAGACCCGCAAGGTATTCCGAACAATTTGATGCCGTTTATTGCTCAAGTTGCAGTTGGTCGTCGTGAGTTCTTATCAGTATTTGGCAACGATTACTCGACGCCAGATGGCACAGGAGTGCGCGACTATATCCACGTTTTAGATTTGGCAGATGGACATATCGCAGCCCTGAATTCTGTTGGCGAAAAAGCGGGCTTACATATTTATAACCTTGGTACAGGTAAAGGCTCCAGTGTCCTCGAAATGGTGAATGCACTTAGCCAAGCATGTGGTCGCGAAGTGCCTTATCAGATATGTGAACGTCGCCCGGGTGACATAGCCGAGTGTTGGTCAAGTCCGGCGAAAGCGCAGCAAGAGTTAGGCTGGAAAGCCACGCGCACACTGGTTGATATGACTAAAGATACTTGGAATTGGCAATCCAATAACCCAACCGGGTATGAACAAAAATAA